From Streptomyces sp. NBC_01460, a single genomic window includes:
- a CDS encoding DUF1697 domain-containing protein, producing MSTMYAALLRGINVSGHRRVPMADLRTLLGELGHEDVATHLQSGNAVFRSASGDESALRAELEQAIEAHFGFSVDCLVRSGAYLAGVAEACPFPAAELEGKQLHVTYFDEAVDAARFAPIDADAFRPEEFRLGDRALYLYAPDGLGRSKLAVALGRPAVTRGLVATSRNWNTVAALVEMTRD from the coding sequence ATGAGCACGATGTACGCGGCGCTGCTGCGCGGGATCAACGTCAGTGGCCACCGGCGGGTCCCCATGGCGGACCTCCGCACGCTGCTCGGTGAACTCGGACACGAGGACGTAGCCACCCACCTGCAGAGCGGGAACGCGGTCTTCCGCAGCGCGTCGGGCGACGAGAGTGCCCTGAGGGCCGAGCTCGAGCAGGCGATCGAGGCCCACTTCGGCTTTTCCGTCGACTGCCTCGTCCGCTCGGGCGCCTACCTCGCCGGAGTGGCCGAGGCCTGCCCCTTCCCGGCCGCCGAGCTGGAGGGCAAGCAGCTGCACGTGACCTACTTCGACGAGGCCGTCGACGCCGCACGCTTCGCCCCGATCGACGCCGACGCCTTCCGCCCCGAGGAGTTCCGGCTCGGTGACAGGGCCCTGTACCTGTACGCGCCCGACGGGCTCGGCCGCTCCAAGCTCGCCGTCGCGCTCGGGCGGCCCGCCGTCACCCGTGGTCTCGTCGCCACCAGCCGCAACTGGAACACCGTGGCCGCACTCGTGGAGATGACACGTGACTGA